A window of Streptomyces sp. SAI-127 contains these coding sequences:
- a CDS encoding carbohydrate ABC transporter permease codes for MSTRTLISPATLARPRGRAVYWTVFTTVVVLFALAFLFPVYWMVTGAMKSPDEVTRTPPTLVPEQWHLDGYTDAWDLMQLPQHLWNTVVQAAGAWAFQLVLCTAAAYALSRLRPVFGKVVLGGILATLMVPAQALVVPKYLTVADLGLLNDPLAIWLPAVANAFNLYLLKRFFDQLPRDVLEAAEIDGAGKPRILWSIVLPMSRPVLGVVSIFALVAVWQDFLWPLMVFSDTDKQPISVALVQLSQNIQLTVLIAAMVIASIPMVALFLVFQRHIVAGIGAGSTKG; via the coding sequence ATGAGCACCCGCACCCTGATCTCCCCGGCGACGCTCGCCCGCCCGCGCGGCAGGGCCGTCTACTGGACCGTCTTCACCACCGTCGTCGTGCTCTTCGCGCTCGCCTTCCTCTTCCCCGTCTACTGGATGGTCACCGGGGCGATGAAGTCACCGGACGAGGTGACGCGCACGCCGCCCACTCTCGTCCCCGAGCAGTGGCACCTCGACGGCTACACCGATGCCTGGGACCTCATGCAGCTCCCGCAACACCTGTGGAACACGGTGGTCCAGGCGGCCGGCGCCTGGGCGTTCCAGCTCGTCCTGTGCACGGCCGCCGCCTACGCCCTGTCCCGGCTCAGGCCCGTCTTCGGCAAGGTGGTCCTCGGCGGGATCCTGGCCACGCTGATGGTCCCGGCCCAGGCCCTGGTCGTACCGAAGTACCTGACCGTGGCCGATCTGGGCCTGCTCAACGACCCCCTCGCCATCTGGCTGCCGGCCGTCGCCAACGCCTTCAACCTGTACCTGCTCAAGCGGTTCTTCGACCAGCTCCCGCGCGATGTGCTGGAGGCCGCCGAGATCGACGGGGCGGGAAAGCCGCGCATCCTGTGGTCGATCGTGCTGCCCATGTCGAGGCCGGTCCTCGGGGTGGTCTCGATCTTCGCCCTGGTCGCCGTCTGGCAGGACTTCCTCTGGCCGCTGATGGTCTTCTCCGACACCGACAAGCAGCCCATCAGTGTGGCGCTCGTCCAGCTGTCGCAGAACATCCAACTGACCGTGCTCATTGCCGCGATGGTGATCGCCAGCATCCCGATGGTCGCCCTGTTCCTCGTCTTCCAGCGGCACATCGTCGCCGGGATCGGCGCGGGCAGCACGAAGGGCTGA
- a CDS encoding sugar ABC transporter permease yields the protein MKTVESPPHEVIAVPPIQAPPPAGDRRRRRLADQARAYGFLLGGLLCFALFSWYPAIRAVVIAFQKYTPGSEPEWVGTANFTRVWHDPEFTAAWRNTLAFTLLALLIGFAIPFVMALVLNELRHAKAFFRVVVYLPVMIPPVVSALLWKWFYDPGAGLANEALRFLHLPTSNWSNGADTALVSLVIVATWANLGGTVLIYLAALQSIPGELYEAAELDGANLLQRIRHVTLPQTRFVVLMLMLLQIIATMQVFTEPFVITGGGPENATVTVLYLIYKYAFLYNDFGGACALSVMLLVLLGAFSAVYLRLTRSSEGDLA from the coding sequence ATGAAGACGGTGGAAAGCCCGCCCCACGAGGTCATCGCCGTACCCCCGATCCAGGCGCCGCCTCCCGCAGGGGACCGGAGGCGGCGCCGCCTCGCCGACCAGGCCCGCGCCTACGGCTTCCTCCTCGGCGGACTGCTCTGCTTCGCCCTCTTCTCCTGGTACCCGGCGATACGCGCCGTCGTCATCGCCTTCCAGAAGTACACGCCGGGTTCCGAGCCCGAATGGGTCGGCACCGCCAACTTCACCCGCGTGTGGCACGACCCGGAGTTCACCGCCGCCTGGCGCAACACCCTCGCCTTCACCCTGCTGGCCCTGCTCATCGGCTTCGCGATCCCCTTCGTCATGGCCCTGGTGCTCAATGAGCTGAGGCACGCGAAGGCGTTCTTCCGGGTGGTGGTCTATCTGCCCGTCATGATCCCGCCGGTGGTCAGCGCCCTGCTGTGGAAGTGGTTCTACGACCCCGGAGCCGGCCTCGCCAACGAGGCGCTGCGTTTCCTGCACCTGCCCACCTCGAACTGGTCCAACGGCGCCGACACCGCACTCGTCTCCCTGGTGATCGTGGCGACCTGGGCCAACCTGGGCGGCACCGTCCTGATCTACCTGGCCGCCCTGCAGTCCATCCCCGGCGAGCTGTACGAGGCCGCCGAACTGGACGGGGCGAACCTCCTCCAGCGCATCCGCCATGTGACGCTCCCCCAGACCAGGTTCGTCGTGCTGATGCTGATGCTCCTTCAGATCATCGCGACCATGCAGGTGTTCACGGAGCCTTTCGTGATCACCGGTGGCGGCCCGGAGAACGCCACGGTCACCGTTCTCTACCTGATCTACAAGTACGCGTTCCTCTACAACGACTTCGGCGGGGCGTGTGCGCTGAGCGTCATGCTCCTGGTGCTGCTGGGCGCCTTCTCCGCCGTGTATCTGCGGCTGACCCGGTCCTCGGAGGGGGATCTCGCATGA
- a CDS encoding LacI family DNA-binding transcriptional regulator: MTRRLAEVAKKVGVSEATVSRVLNGKPGVSQATRQAVLSALDVLGYERPTQLRGERARLVGLVLPELQNPIFPAFAEVIGGALAQLGLTPVLCTQTKGGVSEADYVDLLLQHQVSGVVFAGGLYAQADAPHDHYRRLADRNIPVVLVNASIDDLGFPGVSCDDAVAVEQAWRHLSSLGHERIGLVLGPADHMPSARKLAAAQGLGELPEERVARAMFSIEGGHAAAARLIDRGVTGFICASDPLALGVIRAARRKGLDVPGQVSVVGYDDSALMNCTEPPLTTVRQPIEAMGRAAVELLNAQVGGSAVPPEELLFEPELVVRGSTAQAPRG; this comes from the coding sequence ATGACGCGACGACTTGCCGAGGTGGCGAAGAAGGTCGGGGTCAGCGAGGCCACGGTCAGCCGGGTGCTCAACGGCAAACCGGGAGTCTCCCAGGCCACCCGGCAGGCGGTGCTGTCCGCGCTGGACGTGCTCGGGTACGAGCGGCCCACGCAGTTGCGCGGTGAGCGCGCGCGGCTCGTGGGGCTGGTGCTGCCGGAGCTCCAGAACCCGATCTTCCCGGCGTTCGCCGAGGTCATCGGCGGGGCGCTGGCCCAGCTCGGGCTGACGCCGGTGCTGTGCACCCAGACCAAGGGCGGGGTGTCCGAGGCCGATTACGTGGATCTCCTGCTGCAGCACCAGGTCTCCGGCGTCGTCTTCGCCGGCGGGCTCTACGCCCAGGCGGACGCGCCGCACGACCACTACCGGCGGCTCGCCGACCGGAACATCCCGGTCGTGCTGGTCAACGCGTCCATCGACGACCTCGGCTTCCCGGGTGTGTCCTGCGACGACGCGGTGGCCGTCGAGCAGGCCTGGCGGCACCTCTCCTCCCTGGGGCACGAGCGGATCGGGCTGGTCCTGGGGCCCGCGGACCACATGCCGTCGGCACGCAAGCTGGCCGCGGCGCAGGGGCTCGGTGAGCTGCCGGAGGAACGGGTGGCGCGGGCCATGTTCTCCATCGAGGGCGGGCACGCGGCGGCCGCCCGGCTCATCGACCGCGGGGTCACCGGCTTCATCTGCGCCAGCGATCCCCTCGCCCTCGGCGTCATCCGGGCGGCCCGCCGCAAGGGGCTCGACGTGCCGGGCCAGGTGTCGGTGGTCGGCTACGACGACTCCGCCCTGATGAACTGCACCGAACCTCCGCTGACCACCGTCCGTCAGCCCATCGAGGCCATGGGCCGGGCCGCCGTGGAGCTGCTGAACGCGCAGGTCGGCGGCAGTGCCGTACCGCCCGAGGAACTGCTCTTCGAACCCGAGCTGGTGGTCCGGGGGTCCACCGCGCAAGCGCCTCGCGGCTGA